The following are from one region of the Capsicum annuum cultivar UCD-10X-F1 chromosome 1, UCD10Xv1.1, whole genome shotgun sequence genome:
- the LOC107854074 gene encoding uncharacterized protein LOC107854074, whose product MTQKANQFKGQQKKKSVPSRHGKAPQIRKGKRAVKPSKNTKQMDVDRELTKFINQCNEVKAATFATKDGGQLCILKTQEAESSGGGAKK is encoded by the exons atgACACAAAAGGCAAATCAATTCAAAggacaacagaagaagaaatcAGTACCAAGTCGACATGGAAAAGCCCCTCAAATTCGCAAAG GGAAGAGAGCTGTGAAACCCTCAAAGAATACTAAGCAGATGGACGTTGATCGG GAGTTGACGAAGTTTATTAATCAATGCAATGAAGTGAAAGCAGCCACTTTTGCTACTAAGGATGGTGGTCAATTATGTATACTTAAAACACAGGAGGCTGAGTCCTCCGGTGGCGGTGCAAAGAAGTAG